The Syngnathus acus chromosome 2, fSynAcu1.2, whole genome shotgun sequence genomic interval AATGGATAcatattttgaaacaaaacagaggAGGTGCTTCTGTCCTATGTTGCCCACTGGTGGTCCATGGACGGCGCCCGGCTGGCGTACCTCAGCATCAACAACTCTGCCACACCACTCGTGGAAATACCTCAATTTTTGGGTGGCCTATACCCCTCCAATTTGATCTTCCCCTACCCCAAGGTGGGTTCAATATGCTGCAGTGTATTGTATTGCTCATAGCAAGAAACTCACTTAGACAGTATGACATTGATGAATCACAAGCAGCCCGGTGTTTTTCAACCTTCATTGAGCCAAGGCACGTATACAATACGATCGAAAGAGTTTATTgtaatttattgtatttagtTTATGATGCAGATACAGCGGAGTGCAatgccaacttttttttttttttttacaaaagatTACACACTATAAgaaatgtaaacaatcacATATAGCATCACAGCTTACAAAACATtctgcaaaattaaaaaaaaagtcttatcaCATTCATATGTCATAttgcaaaatttaaaaaaggtttTCACATtcacattaaattaaaataatggcaAACCATCAAATACAATTGTCACCAAAAGCGTAGATACTGAAATGATGATCACAGTTTACTCACAAATCAATTTATTTAGTGTGAAATATTGgcatatttaattaaaaacaactatTGTTCTGTTGTCTTGTACACAGTTTGATTGTACcttctgccctctagtggaagAGTCTTGATTTGTCCTATCTGTCAGTACACACCGCGAGCATAGACAGATAAACAAAGACGCCTTAtttggagtaaaaaaaaaaaaaaaaaagggacaaaTCAGTCCCATTCTGCATCGCCACTCCTACAGCACACGTTTGTTTTTGATGAATGAAATGTAAGGCAGAATTGATTTTGTAATCGTGTATAAAATGAAGCTGTTTATTAATACTGATTGCTCTGATAGGCTGGCTCCAATATCCCATCAGTCAGCCTGTTTGTGGTGAACCTGTATGGCCCGGCCCACACGGTGGAGATGACGCCTCCTGACTCAGTCAGGGCCAGGTAGGTCAACACCTTTGAACCAAGTAGAAGTGCCAGGTTccatttatatatgtataaaacaTAACTTAACATAGATCAAAGCAATCCCACTGTTACTAATAATTAAATGCAAAGGGCACTCAGCAGACTGTCGCCAataacaaaaaggacaaaacgCAATTAACTGTACGTGTTTGTTAGAAGGGCACTTTCTGGTTCATGGAGGATGACATAAAACATTACAGTGGTGTCATTTTTATGTGGTGGACTGTTGTACCCTTTACGCAATGCCATCATAAAGTGAATATTATGCTGTCTTAGCACTGCTTGGGTCCAATGATACAATTCAGATTTATAACTCCAATTTGGAAATGGGCCGAGGCATTGGAAAATCCCCAAACATGGAACTTTCTTTGTACAAAACAACCCAACAAATTaggtcaataaatgtatacacAATGATATTAGATATGGGTCTCTTGAAAATATATGAAAATAGATGACAATATTGTTGGTAATATAATCAAATTGGACACTCAAAACTGGAATGTAAATCCATTCGATTTTCACCTTGAATCAGACCTCTGTTTACATTGGTCTATATATCTATGCATTGGACCTTTGGGGAAACCTTGTCGTAACCACCCCCAATCTAATTTGTCCTTGGAGGTGGTACAGTAATTGTTGAAATGTCTCTTGACACCTACCTGTGTTTGGGTCCCTACAGAGATGGCTACATCTCCATGGTGACCTGGACCAGCAGCACCCGCCTGGCGGTTCGTTGGCTGAACCGGGCTCAGAACCAATCGGTACTTTGTGTGTGCGAGGCCACCACGGGGGCATGCTCAGAGGTCAGTGGTCACTCTTTAGCTCTCTGCTTCAACACGCAAATTTGTTtaacaatattttattattattattattattcagaaTTGATTCCCTTCTGTGGTTTAATGTCTATCATCCTAATTGATATTCAATATCATTTGCAGCATGGGAAGAATTTAtttgcaatgttttgaaaCTGTACATCCTCAACTAGAAGGgaagtttgactttttgttgcACGCCCAGCCCACATGATGTTACTTGATGCTCTATAAATTCCATTTGACCAACTAACTAGTAAATAAGTATTCATGCTATTGAACCGCACAAGAAATATGAAATCGTCTTTCATAGCAGTAAAATGTTTGATACTTGTAATTAGATGTATTCACACGTAGGACTAGTGTATTCCGCATACATCTGGTcacatttcaaattatttgaaCGTATGCAATGTGTTTGGAATGCTCTAACATTTCTGATTTGTCCCCtctaaagaaacacaagaTGACCATGGATGTCATGCACAGCCAATGGCAGGTATGAAGAAGCAATGCTATTATTAAACAAACCCACAAATGGTCAATGAAATAACTTGACCAATGTGATtattaaataaagaaagaaataattaagtaaataaattgaaatgaagcactgctttttttttaaccagaatgaatttaaaaacaaacctaAATGTAGCCTAAACTAAAATAATGCAGAATTTCGTTGCGCAACCTTCCACATTGTGTTTCATGTCTGATTTtttgtgcagttttttttacattttttattttattttcatctcaGCAGGATGTGCCACTCTTCTCAGATGATGGCTCCGTGTTCTACACCATTCTGCCAGCCAAGCAGGGTGCCCGGGGAGAGTTCAGCCACATAGCCGCTCTGTCAGCCCAGGTTTGTCCGCGTGAGGCTCGTTAACATTTATTCCCTCCAAATTGTCCATTACCACTTCAGCGGCGTTGAACACAAGACCCGCTTGGGGGCAACAGCGTCTTGGTTACATTTGCAGCACGTTCTCCCTCAGTACAGATAAATCATGACCAAGTCACCATGAAATGCTTGCTGCTCATTTAATCCTCACTCGAGCGGGGCAAATGAAGAAAAGAGCAATGGCGCTTTTAGAAACGATACAGAAGGAGGACCTTATGCCTTGTCGTTTATCATTACCACTTAAGTGAATTTGCCATTAGAAGGTGAGCCCTTGCTAATTGGCCCCATTAGTAACTGGAAGATTCactcaaggtttttttttctctgagtGCTAATCGACTGCCCTCCCTTAACTCACACATGATGCTCCTGCACTTATTATGAttgttatcattatttttaaactctTATGTCCACCCAGCCCACCATTCCCTCCAGCCCTACTCGCTTTTTGACATCAGGAAGCTGGGATGTCACCTCGCTTTGCGCCCTGGATGAGAAAGCTGGAAAGATGTAAGTGACATGGACTGTTTGCTTGTTTCCCTTCGACATGGAAGTGAATGTCTTCTCATTTTAGCTGATAAAGCAGCAAAGAAGCTTATGATTACTTGCTTGTGGTTGAGGAAAGATTATTGCTTAATTCTATCATTATCCAGCTTTGTGAAGAAAGCCCTCAAGCAGAGACAGATCACAGTCAAGCATCCCTGAGTagagaagaaggaaaaatattttaatttcaagGAGGGCTAAATTTGATGTTAGTGCACCACAATGGGATTTTATGCTGACATAGCTAAATAGTGAATAGTAGGCTACATATAGTTTGCAGGATTACGCAATAGCgcaaaaatgttatttgcatTTAGGTCCAACCAGTAATGTCTGCCTAATAGTCAAGAGGTTTGGAACAAATGCacattatttccttttttaatttacttgctgttttttttttttgtaactaacttggtcttatttttttggacACCAGCTATTTCCTAAGTACAGAGGAATCAAGACAGGGCAGACACCTCTATAGGTGAGTTGCAAGAATGCCATTCACTTATGGACTAATGCTGCATTCTAGAAAACTGGcaagtcaacatttttaacCTGCCAATAGGAAAAGTGCATTGGGATACAGCCCAAAGTCCTGCTTGCAAACTCAGGGCAAGCTGCCACCACCAAGATGCAGGATATGAGATGTCACGGAGTTGCATAACTTTTAGTGAAAATCCCCTAGTCATTATGGACATGAATGTTGTATTAAATAGGGGCTTTTAACAAGTGATTTGAAGACTTATTTTGTCAGAGTAGGATGATCACACAACATACACACCAATACGTTTGTTGTATAATCGATACATCATGGAAAAAGAACAATTGAAAATTCACTGAAAGCCCAAAACTAAGTATATGTAAACTTTTTACCATATATATTGTACATGGAGAAAAGCAAACTCTGATGTCACTCGTTATACTGCTCATTGTCGATTTCATTCTGTATCTAAGGGTTTGCACCCAATTTAGAAATTTCAAGTTCATGTGgtgtgctgaagcccaggggCTTAATTGCACATGGTCAGAATGACAAGAACTCAGTGTGCTGCAAAATAGGTCTCACTTGGCTTTAGGCTTCACAAGGCAAAGTCAGAGCAGTGGTTTATTGAaccaaggcacatattttacaGGACTTGAATCTCACAACACCAACTAAAAATGTCTCACAGCGCGTAGACCGAAATAATGTCTGCGGATTTACTTCTCTGTCGCATCACAGCGTTTGGGGGTAAACAATAGCATGTTCAAATGTCAATCAGGCCTTTGTAGAAAACTTAGCCACCAGCATAGTATAAGTCAATTGGGTGTATACTATAGTTgtcttgtatgtgtgtgtctactCTGAACACATCTCTTCTTGTTTCTAAGCGTGGACGTGGAGGGAGCATTTCAGCGCCAGTGCATCACGTGTAACCTCCTCGACGGATGTCGCTTCTTTCGAGCCGAATTCAGTCCCAACTGCACCTACTTCACTCTCCGCTGCCTTGGTGAGTGGAAGATGCGTCGAGAAAATTGCTCAGCCTCCCATTTCGTCATACTTCAAAACAATCGTAtaacttttatatttttaatatcggtcaaattccaaaatgtaagAGTTTACTTCACCagggttttaaaatgtttgttatCTAAAACATTCTCCAGGTCCAGGTATTCCAAAAGTGACAGTCCACAACTTAAAGGACCCCTCCAGTGAGTTTCAATTTTGCATCTGTATCTTAAATGTTGGGCATTATTCAAATCTCCAGGAACTCGTTTTTTTAGTGGTGTAGAACATGAACGGGCAAGTAGCCATAAGATGGCGCAAATCCCCGCAAACTCTTCAACATTCCAGCATTCCGCACGCGGGACAGCTGCTTTGTATAGAGTTTGCTACGGAATTTGTaaaattgtgtaaaaataaaatcatgtaAAATTGTTATCTATTATTTTTCTGCTTTGTGGCTTACCAACAAATTTCCATCACACTGTATACAAACGTATGTAGCTCTGAGTCTTCAGGAATCTTTTCAATGTTCAGATAAAGATAAATATTATCTTTTGTAGGATACGTTGTGTTGGAGGACAACAGTCCCCTGGCCAAAGCCTTGGAAGACAAGTGTCTCCCTGAAAATCTATTCAGGACACTTTCAGCTGACAACCATGGTACAGCACCTTCATTACAATTGCCGATTGTGGGTCTCTTTAGTACCCAGAACCATCTAAAGCTATCCACTTTTCATTCACCTTATTGAGCTCATTTAGTTTAAGATAGATCCAAATTGATTTCCAATTTTCTTCTCTTAGATGTGCACCTGAAATTATCTTTACCTCAAGGTTACGAGGCTAACCTTCACCCTCTGCTCATTATTGTGTAAGTAAACACGTGTGCAGGCCTTCATGACCTGGTTTGCACTCACCCAAGTCCTTCAAGGGTTTCAGCTTTCAAATGTCTTCTCATTCAGTGACAGCCTTCCAGGTCATCAGTCGGTGACAGAGGAGTTCGCACTTGACTGGCCTCAGGTCCTTTGCAGCTCACACAACGTGGCAGTGGTCTGGGTGGATGACCGGAGCGGGGTCGGCCGTGGGCAGAAGACTGTCATGGCAGAGCCACGCAAACTTGGTTCACTTCAAATCAAAGATCATTTGGAAGTTGTTGAGTGGGTGTCACACAATAGCAATGGCAGTCACGTCAATGATGGCGGGAAACCTGACTAAATGAATGACTTATTTGCAGGTTGTTGATGAAGCTGCCTTATATTGACGATCGCCGTATGGCTCTTTATGgcaaggtaaaaaaacaatcgtTATAGTTGCTCCTCagaatttttttatctctgcattcaaacttatttttgaaCAGGGATTTGGTGGACACTTAACCCTGAAAATGTTGACTGCAACAGAGAAGCTCTTTCAATGCTCGGCTGCTGTGGCCCCAATAACGGACTTTAAGCTTTACAGTGAGTCATTGTCATCGTTACTATCATCAATATTATCTACTTCCCTAAGTGACCCCCAAGTCAGTATTCCCTCACCTGCCTACCTGTCGTCATCATCAGTCTACTGAGCAATTTTTCACCCTACACTTTATCTACCAACTGATCACCTAGGGATCCCCTCTACTGTAACTAGCTCGATGTTGAAAGATAATTTTCCATTTCAGGCGCTGCATTTTCTGAGCGGTATCTTGGCCTTCCAGCAAAGGAGGAGCATGTTTACTCTGTAAGGTTATCAAACTATGT includes:
- the LOC119131358 gene encoding inactive dipeptidyl peptidase 10 isoform X2, with amino-acid sequence MIATTQQNMTTELELGSSDGPPRNWKGIGIAMMVILAVMSLVILSVVLLTPDESHLLRRSLLTMEDLESEEFKVHDPCVAWLTDNEVVLRTREGHVLSFRLNNNLTTILLDNTSLDLTTTKFQVSADRSFVLLAYNIKPVFSQSFTATYAIYSVATGDLLALRPPVEEKDGLQYASWGPQGNQLAFVFDGDIYYKPSVTSQALPLTSTGDRHSMVNGLSDWTYEEEVLLSYVAHWWSMDGARLAYLSINNSATPLVEIPQFLGGLYPSNLIFPYPKAGSNIPSVSLFVVNLYGPAHTVEMTPPDSVRARDGYISMVTWTSSTRLAVRWLNRAQNQSVLCVCEATTGACSEKHKMTMDVMHSQWQDVPLFSDDGSVFYTILPAKQGARGEFSHIAALSAQPTIPSSPTRFLTSGSWDVTSLCALDEKAGKIYFLSTEESRQGRHLYSVDVEGAFQRQCITCNLLDGCRFFRAEFSPNCTYFTLRCLGPGIPKVTVHNLKDPSRYVVLEDNSPLAKALEDKCLPENLFRTLSADNHDVHLKLSLPQGYEANLHPLLIIVDSLPGHQSVTEEFALDWPQVLCSSHNVAVVWVDDRSGVGRGQKTVMAEPRKLGSLQIKDHLEVVELLMKLPYIDDRRMALYGKGFGGHLTLKMLTATEKLFQCSAAVAPITDFKLYSAAFSERYLGLPAKEEHVYSTTSLLEEVSKLKAENFLILHGTADAKVHFQHSAELLSRLVRVEANYSLQLYPDEGHTLREPSSIQHFQRTVVNYFHNCFKHSVLLDTFEEEEEDND
- the LOC119131358 gene encoding inactive dipeptidyl peptidase 10 isoform X3 — its product is MIATTQQNMTTELELGSSDGPPRNWKGIGIAMMVILAVMSLVILSVVLLTPDESHLLRRSLLTMEDLESEEFKVHDPCVAWLTDNEVVLRTREGHVLSFRLNNNLTTILLDNTSLDLTTTKFQVSADRSFVLLAYNIKPVFSQSFTATYAIYSVATGDLLALRPPVEEKDGLQYASWGPQGNQLAFVFDGDIYYKPSVTSQALPLTSTGDRHSMVNGLSDWTYEEEVLLSYVAHWWSMDGARLAYLSINNSATPLVEIPQFLGGLYPSNLIFPYPKAGSNIPSVSLFVVNLYGPAHTVEMTPPDSVRARDGYISMVTWTSSTRLAVRWLNRAQNQSVLCVCEATTGACSEKHKMTMDVMHSQWQQDVPLFSDDGSVFYTILPAKQGARGEFSHIAALSAQPTIPSSPTRFLTSGSWDVTSLCALDEKAGKIYFLSTEESRQGRHLYSVDVEGAFQRQCITCNLLDGCRFFRAEFSPNCTYFTLRCLGPGIPKVTVHNLKDPSRYVVLEDNSPLAKALEDKCLPENLFRTLSADNHDVHLKLSLPQGYEANLHPLLIIVDSLPGHQSVTEEFALDWPQVLCSSHNVAVVWVDDRSGVGRGQKTVMAEPRKLGSLQIKDHLEVVELLMKLPYIDDRRMALYGKGFGGHLTLKMLTATEKLFQCSAAVAPITDFKLYSAAFSERYLGLPAKEEHVYSTTSLLEEVSKLKAENFLILHGTADAQRGAPEPTGEGGGQLLPAAVPR
- the LOC119131358 gene encoding inactive dipeptidyl peptidase 10 isoform X1 codes for the protein MIATTQQNMTTELELGSSDGPPRNWKGIGIAMMVILAVMSLVILSVVLLTPDESHLLRRSLLTMEDLESEEFKVHDPCVAWLTDNEVVLRTREGHVLSFRLNNNLTTILLDNTSLDLTTTKFQVSADRSFVLLAYNIKPVFSQSFTATYAIYSVATGDLLALRPPVEEKDGLQYASWGPQGNQLAFVFDGDIYYKPSVTSQALPLTSTGDRHSMVNGLSDWTYEEEVLLSYVAHWWSMDGARLAYLSINNSATPLVEIPQFLGGLYPSNLIFPYPKAGSNIPSVSLFVVNLYGPAHTVEMTPPDSVRARDGYISMVTWTSSTRLAVRWLNRAQNQSVLCVCEATTGACSEKHKMTMDVMHSQWQQDVPLFSDDGSVFYTILPAKQGARGEFSHIAALSAQPTIPSSPTRFLTSGSWDVTSLCALDEKAGKIYFLSTEESRQGRHLYSVDVEGAFQRQCITCNLLDGCRFFRAEFSPNCTYFTLRCLGPGIPKVTVHNLKDPSRYVVLEDNSPLAKALEDKCLPENLFRTLSADNHDVHLKLSLPQGYEANLHPLLIIVDSLPGHQSVTEEFALDWPQVLCSSHNVAVVWVDDRSGVGRGQKTVMAEPRKLGSLQIKDHLEVVELLMKLPYIDDRRMALYGKGFGGHLTLKMLTATEKLFQCSAAVAPITDFKLYSAAFSERYLGLPAKEEHVYSTTSLLEEVSKLKAENFLILHGTADAKVHFQHSAELLSRLVRVEANYSLQLYPDEGHTLREPSSIQHFQRTVVNYFHNCFKHSVLLDTFEEEEEDND